In Mustela lutreola isolate mMusLut2 chromosome 1, mMusLut2.pri, whole genome shotgun sequence, one genomic interval encodes:
- the XRRA1 gene encoding X-ray radiation resistance-associated protein 1 isoform X11, giving the protein MGSPPCHPIWLSKNKVVFSSYPGFSTSEIAKEDAILPVALFPSLCELIFHNNPLVSHTRGVPPLLKSFLQERLGIHLIRKKIVKAKHHILMPRKVSRKVKTQVPKVPKQPLLLHHLPVTAVPSPSKEIPESEAGLTKELSAAGSPLESQIPVEAVEGLSLSHRTFVPLPPICSDSTVHSEETMSHHSDRPSRLSPEHLSDEDTKSMESIFLTQVGELPSSILQRDDSAMKEEEQRPPHTAPREVKRACRKPPTASLPSKYHGYEELLTAKPDPAFVEPKGIQKNTQALQRMLKYPLLCHSSKPRLDTLQKRYMPKKKRAQRIPVPPPRKTRAQLLDDLFIRMRDPRNITEAPLGAVLRQQTERRLVNQKQYLEAKRLLKEFQARYRQLVRCSLRTVFRAAAPPPGRPALSEGQPRFGRFLEFMDEFCQGPTASDSKG; this is encoded by the exons ATCGCCAAGGAGGATGCCATCCTGCCAGTAGCTCTTTTCCCGTCTCTCTGCGAGCTCATCTTTCATAATAACCCTCTGGTGTCCCATACACGAG GGGTCCCTCCACTGCTGAAAAGCTTCCTCCAGGAGCGGCTGGGGATCCACTTGATTCGCAAGAAGATAGTAAAGGCTAAGCATCATATTTTGATGCCTCGGAAGGTCTCGAGGAAG GTGAAAACCCAAGTCCCAAAGGTGCCAAAGCAGCCTTTACTTCTCCATCATCTCCCTGTGACCGCAGTCCCATCTCCCTCAAAGGAGATCCCAGAGTCTGAGGCAGGGCTGACTAAAGAGCTGTCTGCGGCCGGCAGTCCTCTGGAGTCACAGATACCTGTTGAGGCTGTGGAGGGCCTCTCCCTGTCCCACCGGACTTTCGTGCCCCTACCTCCCATCTGCTCCGATTCCACCGTGCACAGTGAAGAGACCATGTCCCACCACAGTGACAGACCCAGCCGCCTCAGCCCAGAGCACCTATCAGACGAGGACACCAAGAGCATGGAGTCCATATTCTTGACCCAG GTGGGTGAGCTGCCTTCCTCCATCCTCCAGAGGGATGATTCAGCCATGAAGGAGGAAGAGCAAAGACCACCCCACACAGCACCCAGAGAGGTAAAGAGGGCTTGTCGGAAGCCCCCgactgcctccctccccagcaagTACCATGGCTACGAGGAGCTGCTGACAGCCAAGCCTGATCCAGCCTTTGTTGAGCCAAAGG GAATCCAGAAGAACACACAGGCCCTGCAGCGCATGCTGAAGTACCCGCTGCTGTGCCACTCCTCCAAGCCCAGGCTGGACACACTTCAGAAACGTTACATGCCCAAGAAGAAGCGG GCCCAGAGGATCCCTGTTCCACCGCCACGGAAGACTCGAGCCCAGCTGCTGGATGACCTCTTCATTCGCATGCGGGATCCCCGGAACATTACAGAGGCTCCACTAG GAGCTGTCCTGCGCCAGCAGACTGAGAGACGGCTGGTGAACCAGAAACAATACCTGGAGGCCAAGCGGCTGCTGAAGGAGTTCCAGGCCCGCTACAGGCAGCTGGTGCGCTGCTCACTGCGTACAGTGTTCAGGGCTGCAGCGCCACCCCCGGGCCGCCCAGCACTGAGTGAGGGCCAGCCTAGGTTCGGCCGCTTCCTTGAGTTCATGGATGAGTTCTGCCAGGGGCCCACGGCCAGCGACTCGAAAGGCTAA
- the XRRA1 gene encoding X-ray radiation resistance-associated protein 1 isoform X12 has protein sequence MLTGQIAKEDAILPVALFPSLCELIFHNNPLVSHTRGVPPLLKSFLQERLGIHLIRKKIVKAKHHILMPRKVSRKVKTQVPKVPKQPLLLHHLPVTAVPSPSKEIPESEAGLTKELSAAGSPLESQIPVEAVEGLSLSHRTFVPLPPICSDSTVHSEETMSHHSDRPSRLSPEHLSDEDTKSMESIFLTQVGELPSSILQRDDSAMKEEEQRPPHTAPREVKRACRKPPTASLPSKYHGYEELLTAKPDPAFVEPKGIQKNTQALQRMLKYPLLCHSSKPRLDTLQKRYMPKKKRAQRIPVPPPRKTRAQLLDDLFIRMRDPRNITEAPLGAVLRQQTERRLVNQKQYLEAKRLLKEFQARYRQLVRCSLRTVFRAAAPPPGRPALSEGQPRFGRFLEFMDEFCQGPTASDSKG, from the exons ATCGCCAAGGAGGATGCCATCCTGCCAGTAGCTCTTTTCCCGTCTCTCTGCGAGCTCATCTTTCATAATAACCCTCTGGTGTCCCATACACGAG GGGTCCCTCCACTGCTGAAAAGCTTCCTCCAGGAGCGGCTGGGGATCCACTTGATTCGCAAGAAGATAGTAAAGGCTAAGCATCATATTTTGATGCCTCGGAAGGTCTCGAGGAAG GTGAAAACCCAAGTCCCAAAGGTGCCAAAGCAGCCTTTACTTCTCCATCATCTCCCTGTGACCGCAGTCCCATCTCCCTCAAAGGAGATCCCAGAGTCTGAGGCAGGGCTGACTAAAGAGCTGTCTGCGGCCGGCAGTCCTCTGGAGTCACAGATACCTGTTGAGGCTGTGGAGGGCCTCTCCCTGTCCCACCGGACTTTCGTGCCCCTACCTCCCATCTGCTCCGATTCCACCGTGCACAGTGAAGAGACCATGTCCCACCACAGTGACAGACCCAGCCGCCTCAGCCCAGAGCACCTATCAGACGAGGACACCAAGAGCATGGAGTCCATATTCTTGACCCAG GTGGGTGAGCTGCCTTCCTCCATCCTCCAGAGGGATGATTCAGCCATGAAGGAGGAAGAGCAAAGACCACCCCACACAGCACCCAGAGAGGTAAAGAGGGCTTGTCGGAAGCCCCCgactgcctccctccccagcaagTACCATGGCTACGAGGAGCTGCTGACAGCCAAGCCTGATCCAGCCTTTGTTGAGCCAAAGG GAATCCAGAAGAACACACAGGCCCTGCAGCGCATGCTGAAGTACCCGCTGCTGTGCCACTCCTCCAAGCCCAGGCTGGACACACTTCAGAAACGTTACATGCCCAAGAAGAAGCGG GCCCAGAGGATCCCTGTTCCACCGCCACGGAAGACTCGAGCCCAGCTGCTGGATGACCTCTTCATTCGCATGCGGGATCCCCGGAACATTACAGAGGCTCCACTAG GAGCTGTCCTGCGCCAGCAGACTGAGAGACGGCTGGTGAACCAGAAACAATACCTGGAGGCCAAGCGGCTGCTGAAGGAGTTCCAGGCCCGCTACAGGCAGCTGGTGCGCTGCTCACTGCGTACAGTGTTCAGGGCTGCAGCGCCACCCCCGGGCCGCCCAGCACTGAGTGAGGGCCAGCCTAGGTTCGGCCGCTTCCTTGAGTTCATGGATGAGTTCTGCCAGGGGCCCACGGCCAGCGACTCGAAAGGCTAA